TCGCCGGGGTGGTGCCCGGGCTCAACCTGGCAGGCACCTCGGTGATCGGGCTGCCCTTGCTGGCGGCCCTGTGGACCTTCGTGGTCTACGTCACGGCCGGCGTGAAGAAGCGCGGCATCGCCGGCTATCTCAAGCACGAGACCGCCCCGCCCGGCCTGCCCAAGCCGATCTACCTGCTGCTGGTGCCGATCGAGTTCCTGCAGGTCGTCCTGATCCGCTGGGCCTCGCTGACCATCCGACTGCTCGCGAACATGGTCGCCGGCCACATCATGCTGGTGGTGTTCATCGGCCTCACCCAGGGCCTGCTGCTCTCGGGCACCTGGCTGGTCGCGATCTCTCCCTTCGCCGGCGCCCTGGCGATCGGCATCTACGGCTTCGAGATCTTCGTCGCCGCCCTGCAGGCCTTCATCTTCACGATCCTCGCCGCGGTGTACATCCAGATGGCCACCGCCGACGAGCACTGACCTGCCCACGACCTCCCATACCCCCTGACATCACCCTGTCCGCCGTCCTCCCGGGCGGCACAACGAAAGGAAACCCCCTGTGGACCCGATGATTCTCTCTGAACTCACCGGCAACGTCGCCTCGGTCGGCTACGGTCTCGCGGCGATCGGCCCGGGCATCGGCATCGGCATCATCGTCGGCAAGACCGCTGAGGCCACCGCCCGCCAGCCCGAGCTGCGCGGCCAGCTGCAGTCCACCATGTTCATCGGTATCGCGTTCACCGAGATCCTGACCCTGCTGGCGATCGTCACCGGCCTGCTCTTCGGCTGAGGCCCGCTCCCATGATTCTTGCCGAAGGAGCACAGTCAGTCCCGAGCTGGCGGCTTCTGGTCCCCCTGCCTTCGGAGATCATCTGGTCGCTCATCTTCCTGGTGATCTTCGCGGTCGTCTTCATGAAGTTCATCCTGCCGCGGCTCAACGCCGTGCTGGACGAGCGTGCGGAGAAGATCGAAGGCGGTCTGCGCAATGCGGAGAAGGTCCAGGAGCAGGTCGACCAGCTGAAGAGCGACCAGGAGCAGGAGCTCGCTGCCGCCCGCCAGGAGGCCGCCTCGATCCGTGAGAAGGCACGCACGGATGGTCAGAAGATCGTCGATGAGGCCCGTACCCGCGCCGAGTCCGAGAACGAGCGTCTGCTCGCCTCCGGCCGCCAGCAGCTGAGCGCCGAGCGGATCGCCGCCTCGACCGAGCTGCGCGGAGAGGTCGGGACGCTCGCCAGCGATCTCGCGTCCAAGATCGTCGGGGAGTCCCTCACCGACGACGAGCGCTCGCGCCGAGTGATCGACCGGTTCCTGGACGACCTCGAGTCGAGCCAGGCCACCACCCGATAAGGAACCGTGATGCGAGGAACCTCCTCCACCTCCTTCGCCGAGGTGCTCCGGCACGTCGAAGCCGCCCCGGCGGCCGACGGCGCTGCGCTGGACGCCGAGGCCCAGGAGCTGTTCTCGGTGGCCGATGCCATCGATTCCAGCAATCAGCTCGTGCGCACCCTCTCCGATCCCGGCCGGCCGGCCGAGGTCAAGGAGTCCACGGTCCGCGCTCTGCTGGCGAACCGGGTCAGCCCGCGCACTCTCGAGACCACCCTCGAGGTCGTGCGACACCGCTGGTCCGAGCAGGAGGACATCCTCGATGCCCTCGAGCTGCTCGGGGTCACGGCCCTGCTCGAGCAGGCGCAGTCCGAGGGCGTCCTCGAGCAGGTCGACGGCGAACTCTTCGATGTCTCGCGGCTGATCGACGGCAGCGGTGACCTCACTGCCGCGCTCGACGGGGAGCGGGGACAGCCCGCACGGCGCGCGTCCCTGCTGGAGCGCCTGCTGGACGGCCGGACGCACCGGCTCACGGTCGCCCTGGCGGCCCGGGCCGTCGGACGCCGCAGCGAGACCAAGCCGGCGCGTCGTGTCGAGGAGTTCGCCCGCTTCGCCTCCGATCGTCGTCGGCGCGCGTTCGCGTCCGTCTCCAGCGCCATGCCGCTGAGCGAGGCGCAGCAGGCCCGGCTGGGTGCGGTCCTGGCGACCATCTACGGTCGTGAGATCCAGCTGAACCTCACGGTCGATCCCGCGGTCGTGGGCGGTCTCCAGATCCAGGTCGGCGACGACCTCTACGACGCCACCGTGCTGGCCCGGCTCTCCCGAGCCCGGTCGCAGCTCGTGGCCTGACTCATCCCCGACACCGGTTCCTCCCCGAGGACGCGGCGTCCCCAGCATTGTTCAGACCCTCCCCGGCACGGGGAGACCGAGAGGAAGCGAAGCAGCAGATGGCGGAGCTCACGATCAG
The window above is part of the Brachybacterium vulturis genome. Proteins encoded here:
- the atpB gene encoding F0F1 ATP synthase subunit A, with the translated sequence MDEFFPDAILFDGTWFEFNRVQLVRLIVLAVVLIVMCVLASRAKLVPGRGQSIVELLIEFVNGTIIKNTLGLRAGKHFAPFLITLFFFLLAMNLAGVVPGLNLAGTSVIGLPLLAALWTFVVYVTAGVKKRGIAGYLKHETAPPGLPKPIYLLLVPIEFLQVVLIRWASLTIRLLANMVAGHIMLVVFIGLTQGLLLSGTWLVAISPFAGALAIGIYGFEIFVAALQAFIFTILAAVYIQMATADEH
- the atpE gene encoding ATP synthase F0 subunit C; the encoded protein is MDPMILSELTGNVASVGYGLAAIGPGIGIGIIVGKTAEATARQPELRGQLQSTMFIGIAFTEILTLLAIVTGLLFG
- a CDS encoding F0F1 ATP synthase subunit B, which codes for MILAEGAQSVPSWRLLVPLPSEIIWSLIFLVIFAVVFMKFILPRLNAVLDERAEKIEGGLRNAEKVQEQVDQLKSDQEQELAAARQEAASIREKARTDGQKIVDEARTRAESENERLLASGRQQLSAERIAASTELRGEVGTLASDLASKIVGESLTDDERSRRVIDRFLDDLESSQATTR
- a CDS encoding F0F1 ATP synthase subunit delta codes for the protein MRGTSSTSFAEVLRHVEAAPAADGAALDAEAQELFSVADAIDSSNQLVRTLSDPGRPAEVKESTVRALLANRVSPRTLETTLEVVRHRWSEQEDILDALELLGVTALLEQAQSEGVLEQVDGELFDVSRLIDGSGDLTAALDGERGQPARRASLLERLLDGRTHRLTVALAARAVGRRSETKPARRVEEFARFASDRRRRAFASVSSAMPLSEAQQARLGAVLATIYGREIQLNLTVDPAVVGGLQIQVGDDLYDATVLARLSRARSQLVA